Genomic segment of Nitrosopumilaceae archaeon AB1(1):
GCAGATTTTGTCATATGTATCGTTATACCGTAACAGTTTCTTTTAAAGATATTGTAAATTTGGAGGATGTTAGATCCATTTTGAATTCAACTCTCTATAATGACATAGAACCTTGTAACATACCCTTGACTCAACTCGTATCATAAACTATATAGTCCAATATACTTTATACCCATAATCAATTTAATCACTATAGTTATTCTTTAAATTGTGATTCTAAAAATAGTCATGATTCTCATAATGTCACTATTCGTTCTAATCCCCTCAGTTTATGCTGATGCCATTCCTGTCCCTGATGTATCTAAAAAATTCTCACTGGTAGGCGCCGGTGCAACATTTCCATTTCCTCTAATTGACCTGTGGCGTGTAGAGTACAACAAGGAGTTTCAAAATGTGAATTTAAATTATCAATCTATTGGGAGTGGTGGTGGAATTAAACAGCATATTGAAAAAACGGTAAACTTTGCAGCTACCGATGTTCCATTAAAGGAATCTGAAAGTGCGCTTGCTCCAAACACCCTACACATACCGGAGACTATCGGCGGAGTCGTACTATCTTATAATATTCCTGACATCCCTACTAGTGGTCTGAGACTTACCGGTGAGATAATATCTGGTATTTATCTTGGTCAAATAGAAAGATGGAATGATCCACAGATAATTGATATAAATCCTGATCTGTCTTTACCTGATAGACAAATTATTCCAGTTAGACGTTCAGATGGCTCTGGAACTACATTTGTTCTAACTGATTATCTGTCTAAACAAAGTTCAGAATTCCAAGAGCAGATTGGTGTGGGTAAGAGTGTATCTTGGCAAGAGGGTGTAGCGGCTGCAGGAAATGAAGGTGTTGCAGGAATCATTCTAAGTACTCCTAGTTCTATTGGGTATGTAGAACTTGCATATGCCTATCAAACAGATATGACATTTGCGTATATTGAGAATGCAGATGGTACTAACTTTGTAAAACCCTCAATAGAGTCAGTCGCTGATGCCTCTGTTGGCACAGTATCTGCACTTCCAGCAGCACACGAGTCTTGGGATGAAATCTCTATAGTAAATTCTGCCGGTTCTAACGCATACCCTATAGCTAGTTTTAGCTATCTTTTACTCTATGAGGATCTGGCTCAAGTAACAGACTCGGTCTTGGAGGCAAGAGCTCTGGTTCACATGATAAATTGGATGATTAATGATGGTCAGCGGTACTCTGAAACTCTACAATACGTACCAATCCCATCTGAAATAACCAAACTTGGCAAAGCAGGATTGGACAGAATAACTTACAATGGTGAATTTTTATTCAGTGACGCTGCTAGTAATATGACTGAAACTAGTCCATCTAATGGTGGGTGCCTAGTTGCTACAGCAACATTTGGCACTGAAATGTCTTTGCAGGTACAATTCTTACGTGAAATAAGAGATGACACATTGATGAGTAGCATACCTGGTAGTTCATTCATGACTAATTTTAATAAAATCTACTATTCTGTATCGCCTGTAATTGCAGATGTACAGCGCACAAATCCTGTCATTAATGATATGTTTGGTGTTTTGCTGTATCCGGGCTTGAATCTATTACACTTGATGCAATATGCTGATTCAGACCATACGATTCTTGGTCTTGGTATGCTAGTAATAATACTCAACATACTATTCTATGTAGGAATTCCTATATCATCAGGAGTAATTACTCACAGACTAGTTTCTAGTAGACGTCTTGTTGTAAATTCTAAATAAGCCCTCATCTCTGTATAAAACATATGCAATTAAACTATGATTATCCTTTATACCGACCACCATCTGAGGCCAATTCTTTAATCTTTCAAGTAACAATTGGATGTTCCTTTAACGAATGTTCATTTTGTGATATGTATAGATTTAAAGAGTATAGTGAGCGCACTTGGGATGAAATTAAAACAGAGATTGATCTGATGGCAAAACAATTACCAGACACTAGAAGAATATTTCTTGCCGATGGAGATGCAATCAATCTTGATACTGCCTATTTAATATCTATAATTCAATATTTAAAAAAATCATTTCCCAATATGGAGAGAATATCTTGCTATGCAATGCCTATGAATTTACTTAAAAAAACTTCGCAAGAATTACGACAATTATATGATGCAGGACTTGAAATGTTATACCTTGGAGTAGAGAGCGGCTCTGATATTATACTGCGTAAAGTTACCAAAGGCGCCATACCTCAAACAATAATTCGTGCATGTCTTAAAGCCAAAGATGCAGGTTTTACACTATCGTGCATGGTAATTCTTGGTCTTGGAGGCAAAACTTACACAAAACAACACATTGCAGGCACTGCTGATGTTATTAGTAAATCCAGTCCTGATTATGTGGGAGCTCTAACATTATATCTGGAGAATGGAATTCATGATGAGTTTTTAAAGAAATTTGATGAGCCATTCACTCCCATCTCTGATGAAGAGGCCCTTGATGAATTAGAACAACTAGTAACTCTGATTGATTCACCTAAACCCATAATCTTTCGTGCAAATCATGGCT
This window contains:
- the pstS gene encoding phosphate ABC transporter substrate-binding protein PstS is translated as MSLFVLIPSVYADAIPVPDVSKKFSLVGAGATFPFPLIDLWRVEYNKEFQNVNLNYQSIGSGGGIKQHIEKTVNFAATDVPLKESESALAPNTLHIPETIGGVVLSYNIPDIPTSGLRLTGEIISGIYLGQIERWNDPQIIDINPDLSLPDRQIIPVRRSDGSGTTFVLTDYLSKQSSEFQEQIGVGKSVSWQEGVAAAGNEGVAGIILSTPSSIGYVELAYAYQTDMTFAYIENADGTNFVKPSIESVADASVGTVSALPAAHESWDEISIVNSAGSNAYPIASFSYLLLYEDLAQVTDSVLEARALVHMINWMINDGQRYSETLQYVPIPSEITKLGKAGLDRITYNGEFLFSDAASNMTETSPSNGGCLVATATFGTEMSLQVQFLREIRDDTLMSSIPGSSFMTNFNKIYYSVSPVIADVQRTNPVINDMFGVLLYPGLNLLHLMQYADSDHTILGLGMLVIILNILFYVGIPISSGVITHRLVSSRRLVVNSK
- a CDS encoding radical SAM protein, with the protein product MQLNYDYPLYRPPSEANSLIFQVTIGCSFNECSFCDMYRFKEYSERTWDEIKTEIDLMAKQLPDTRRIFLADGDAINLDTAYLISIIQYLKKSFPNMERISCYAMPMNLLKKTSQELRQLYDAGLEMLYLGVESGSDIILRKVTKGAIPQTIIRACLKAKDAGFTLSCMVILGLGGKTYTKQHIAGTADVISKSSPDYVGALTLYLENGIHDEFLKKFDEPFTPISDEEALDELEQLVTLIDSPKPIIFRANHGSNAFMVKGTLPADKSQMLKQISWMKQHPDTARPSGLRGF